Proteins found in one Crassostrea angulata isolate pt1a10 chromosome 3, ASM2561291v2, whole genome shotgun sequence genomic segment:
- the LOC128176361 gene encoding KIF-binding protein-like, with protein MASEWKRFLEEEGYEKFKEAMRLSDEDSKDDPEDDPFRSKYRSREILLEVKEKLKPHLEKFREQDQELVFLDCVIDLRLGVNYIDTEELHSGEEYLIKVIECTEKYKLDKNAADIYLHALNNLGILWFGRRNPEKALSYLLKAEELYFQYKKEVDGPPKFVAEYLKSTEDEKEKLEHLRNANFENSYTHTLYYMAQVYAKLDESEKSALCCHKTLQRQLDAHKYTPLDWAINAATLSQYFVTKDEYPQARHCLACAEVIFEEIQFSENENVSEDEKEKVQQGKADIQRCWAKYGLALLEFSKDRLLKATEEDTPLDPDESEKEFEKFNLEVTSREEQITCKPVRDFEEARNVFLRVQTWISGAKEFYVFDGRCTDYIELVQDHSKAFKLLAFFELNLDRQCKMHKRRADMLLEVCNELNPQHYLLIVRQLIYELAEIYSGIMDIKYMILKEEGGQPSIHAIKKINSLALQSIQKYQAYIDSFKDNKPDLPDEYPELDTRPILVAWFCMGRLYSKILPLNVRERLDNIKKTEACYQYIIDYCKRHHKAAECMRAELEVCEEMVALLPLKMEKIRQEAEI; from the exons ATGGCGTCCGAGTGGAAACGTTTTCTCGAGGAAGAAGGATATGAAAAGTTTAAAGAGGCAATGCGTCTCTCAGACGAAGATTCAAAAGATGATCCAGAAGATGACCCATTTAGATCGAAATATAGATCAAGAGAAATTCTCTTGGAAGTAAAAGAAAAGCTAAAACCCCACCTAGAGAAGTTTCGAGAACAAGACCAGGAACTTGTATTTCTTGACTGTGTCATTGATCTGAGACTAGGCGTTAACTACATCGACACAGAAGAACTGCATTCAGGAGAGGAATACCTAATAAAAGTTATAGAGTGTACTGAAAAATACAAACTTGACAAAAACGCTGCTGACATATATTTGCATGCCTTAAACAACCTAGGAATACTGTGGTTTGGGAGAAGGAATCCTGAAAAAGCCCTTTCTTATTTGCTGAAAGCTGAAGAACTCTACTTCCAATATAAGAAAGAAGTTGACGGACCACCTAAGTTTGTGGCTGAATATTTGAAATCTACTGAAGATGAAAAAGAAAAGTTAGAGCATCTGAGAAATGCAAACTTTGAAAACTCCTACACCCATACCCTGTACTATATGGCTCAGGTTTATGCAAAGCTAGACGAGAGTGAGAAATCTGCCCTATGCTGTCATAAAACCTTACAGAGACAGCTGGATGCCCACAAATACACTCCATTAGATTGGGCAATAAATGCTGCAACACTCTCTCAATATTTTGTAACAAAAGATGAATATCCTCAGGCTCGGCATTGTCTAGCATGTGCAGAGGTTATATTTGAG gagATACAATTTAGTGAAAACGAAAATGTTTCAGAAGATGAAAAGGAAAAAGTTCAACAGGGTAAAGCAGACATACAGAGATGTTGGGCCAAGTATGGACTTGCATTGCTGGAGTTCTCTAAAGATCGCCTCTTAAAAGCAACAGAGGAAGATACTCCCTTAGATCCTGATGAATCTGAAAAAGAATTTGAGAAATTTAACCTTGAAGTTACTTCACGTGAAGAGCAAATCACTTGCAAACCAGTTCGAGATTTTGAAGAAGCAAGGAATGTGTTCTTACGAGTGCAAACTTGGATAAGTGGAGCAAAAGAGTTTTATGTATTTGATGGCCGATGTACAGATTATATAGAGCTTGTTCAAGATCACAGCAAAGCTTTTAAGCTTCTGGCATTCTTTGAACTTAATCTGGATCGTCAGTGCAAGATGCACAAGAGAAGAGCAGACATGTTGTTGGAGGTGTGCAATGAACTAAACCCTCAGCATTATTTGCTGATAGTCCGCCAGCTAATTTATGAATTGGCAGAAATTTACAGTGGAATAATGGACATTAAATACATGATTTTGAAGGAAGAGGGGGGACAACCTTCAATCCATGCAATAAAGAAGATTAACAGCTTGGCTCTTCAGAGCATTCAAAAATACCAAGCATATATTGATTCTTTCAAGGACAACAAACCAGATCTTCCAGATGAATACCCAGAACTTGATACCAGGCCGATACTTGTAGCCTGGTTCTGCATGGGAAGACTATATTCAAAGATTTTACCATTAAATGTAAGAGAGAGGCTGGACAACATCAAGAAAACTGAGGCATGTTACCAGTATATTATAGACTATTGTAAGAGGCATCACAAAGCTGCCGAGTGCATGCGCGCTGAACTGGAAGTTTGCGAGGAGATGGTGGCACTGCTGCCacttaaaatggaaaaaataagaCAAGAAGCTGAAATTTAA